One part of the Mangrovibacillus cuniculi genome encodes these proteins:
- the queC gene encoding 7-cyano-7-deazaguanine synthase QueC — MKNQKALVVFSGGQDSTTCLFWAMKQFKEVEAVTFKYGQRHEEEIHVARRICEDLSIKHHEIDMSVLSQLTSNALTRHDQTIETDEKGVPSTFVDGRNLLFLSFAAVIGRTINAKHIVTGVCETDFSGYPDCRDQFIKSLNVTLNLSMDDQFVIHTPLMWLTKEETWELADQLHAFDYVRNNTLTCYNGIVADGCGTCPACELRKNGLDAYMARKGVM; from the coding sequence ATGAAAAATCAGAAAGCGCTTGTTGTCTTTAGTGGAGGACAAGACAGTACAACTTGCCTGTTTTGGGCAATGAAGCAATTTAAAGAAGTGGAAGCAGTCACATTTAAATATGGACAACGTCATGAAGAAGAAATTCATGTTGCAAGACGAATTTGTGAGGACTTATCCATCAAGCATCATGAAATTGATATGAGTGTGTTAAGTCAGTTAACAAGCAATGCGTTAACGCGTCATGATCAAACGATAGAGACGGATGAAAAAGGTGTTCCTTCCACTTTTGTAGATGGAAGAAACCTTTTATTCTTAAGTTTTGCAGCCGTAATTGGAAGAACTATTAACGCTAAGCACATCGTTACAGGTGTATGTGAAACCGACTTCAGCGGATATCCAGATTGTCGTGATCAATTCATTAAGTCATTGAATGTAACGTTAAATCTTTCAATGGATGATCAATTTGTCATTCACACACCACTAATGTGGTTAACAAAAGAAGAGACGTGGGAACTAGCAGATCAGTTACATGCATTCGATTACGTTCGAAACAATACGTTAACGTGCTATAACGGAATTGTTGCAGATGGATGTGGTACATGTCCAGCTTGTGAACTTCGTAAAAATGGACTAGATGCTTACATGGCTCGAAAAGGAGTGATGTAA
- the queD gene encoding 6-carboxytetrahydropterin synthase QueD codes for MNQWYPSVIHDYSYELNKDFQFAAAHYVPHESAGVCQRVHGHTYYVNVTVAGDDLDHAGFLIDFKQLKNWVHDRFDHQLLNEDPLFNNEDSNRFPTTEVMARTIWEIIETNLQKLDHQPTCVQVIVRETPTSYVIYRPKKEVNK; via the coding sequence ATGAATCAGTGGTATCCTTCTGTCATACATGACTATAGTTATGAATTAAACAAAGACTTTCAATTTGCTGCAGCTCATTATGTTCCACATGAGTCAGCGGGTGTTTGCCAGCGTGTTCATGGTCACACCTATTATGTAAACGTAACAGTAGCAGGCGATGACTTAGATCATGCAGGTTTCCTCATCGATTTTAAGCAATTAAAAAATTGGGTACATGATCGATTTGATCACCAATTATTAAATGAAGATCCTTTATTTAACAATGAAGATTCAAACCGTTTTCCAACTACAGAAGTAATGGCAAGAACAATTTGGGAAATCATTGAGACGAATTTACAAAAGCTTGATCATCAACCAACTTGCGTGCAAGTAATTGTTCGTGAGACACCAACGAGTTATGTTATTTACCGACCGAAGAAGGAGGTAAATAAATGA